The following coding sequences lie in one Bacteroidales bacterium genomic window:
- a CDS encoding type IX secretion system membrane protein PorP/SprF gives MKKILPLVLMLITGTLQAQQDPLFSQYMFNKLAVNPAYAGSRDALTVDAIYRYQWVSMSGGPQTFSASVHAPLVNPHIGLGFNMYNDVIGATVNQGALATFAYRLIFPESKLSFGVQAGVKYSDILWSRINPYDTEDPLYRAEMRNKAVADANFGIYYYSSRYYLGLSSKQLLQNQMGIVTINGKDQFTKLLRHFYGMAGAALPISDEIVFRPSILAKFVQNAPPQIDLNLSLLFAEKIWIGASYRSEKAVSFMTEFNVSRKMRIGYAYDIWFNELQAYNKGSHEIRLGFDFDLFRSRMMTPRYF, from the coding sequence ATGAAAAAGATACTTCCATTAGTGCTAATGCTAATAACTGGAACCCTGCAGGCACAGCAAGATCCCTTATTCAGTCAGTATATGTTCAATAAGCTGGCTGTGAATCCCGCGTATGCCGGCAGCCGGGATGCTCTTACTGTGGATGCCATTTACCGGTATCAATGGGTGAGCATGTCAGGAGGACCTCAAACCTTCAGTGCATCAGTACATGCCCCATTGGTCAATCCTCATATTGGCCTGGGATTCAATATGTATAATGATGTGATTGGGGCTACAGTCAACCAGGGAGCGCTGGCTACTTTTGCTTATCGCCTCATTTTTCCCGAATCAAAACTGTCCTTTGGAGTGCAAGCCGGAGTAAAATATTCGGATATCCTATGGTCAAGGATCAATCCTTATGATACTGAGGATCCTCTCTACAGGGCAGAAATGAGGAACAAAGCTGTTGCAGATGCCAATTTCGGCATTTATTATTATAGCAGCAGGTACTACCTTGGACTTTCTTCAAAGCAATTGTTACAAAACCAAATGGGGATCGTGACCATTAATGGGAAAGACCAGTTTACCAAGCTGTTGCGTCATTTCTACGGGATGGCCGGGGCAGCACTCCCTATTTCCGATGAGATTGTTTTCAGGCCATCCATCCTGGCAAAATTTGTTCAGAATGCACCCCCTCAGATCGACCTGAACCTCAGTCTTTTATTTGCCGAAAAAATCTGGATTGGCGCTTCATATCGTTCTGAAAAAGCCGTTTCATTCATGACCGAATTCAACGTTTCGCGCAAAATGAGGATTGGATATGCCTATGATATCTGGTTCAATGAGTTACAAGCCTATAATAAAGGTTCTCATGAAATCAGGCTGGGGTTTGATTTCGATTTATTCCGTTCCAGGATGATGACTCCACGCTATTTCTAA